A region from the Acidobacteriota bacterium genome encodes:
- a CDS encoding TonB-dependent receptor, whose protein sequence is NSTESIDYVYDLNVAHGGPLIRDKFWFFGSARRFSINVPVTDSYYKNENGTAPRYMANAKYPDGTEGLRLGINDDRITSGLLRLTYQVTQNNKFSAYIDRIIKQRFHDYDARADVATASRHHGSPLYYIGAAKWTSTLSSRLLLEAGYSTNVANWSNVDQEADVPNGPGLGLRGGGVGKQTQNFDQAWPTCVATPCYPGVGGYPHLGDAGLAAQLPGSGVDGGGIHPFYANTLRRDTTNDFLDRYHWGNRLAYVERFNTNVSMSYVTGSHNLKVGFMSSWAPFRLTEQWNGSLRQRYRAGVPYQINRANTDVDYSLFYRDLSGYVQDTWTIDRLTLNLGLRIENIVGTVEPTERLLRTRFTQPTILDGQDNIPNWSNIAPRLGLAYDLFGDASTALKFSWGRYNSSITHSLASALATGKVTGQGLAWFDCAMITSRHGSASNRCATMDELNMISPGLGAVAYGNSGLTDWGGAKEAGSVPNHGTNGDDYVQDWELGLASADFGQGTSTPVLDPNLSRPWSALTNIGIERELLPGLSTSFNYYRRDTQSAILLVDRAISLSDYTLFSFANPCATAGTPGSGGFGCTTNGSTVPGTLPVYVLNPEAQGRTPDRVYTNTNSSTGYDEAYEGFESGFNARLPNGTTVFGAWTLERNVITRCDSQDDPNKLLFCDRSGVSPLTGQDVGAAYNVPWLNEFKLSGTVPLPGDFQFSATFQSYNPRELLATTSFSGDSASGLNGGGNLWGSLLALGNVGYSVPSSAIEEAGVAFTRSPFIPLMPPGSTYLDRLQQFDISIRKVFEMGSGRRLNVQADIYNMLNSGPVLEATNRYGSGLGRPRRTIQGRFLQFATHLYW, encoded by the coding sequence GGACGGCACCGAGGGCCTGCGGCTGGGAATCAACGACGACCGCATCACCAGCGGGCTGCTGCGGCTGACGTACCAGGTCACCCAGAACAACAAGTTCTCGGCCTACATCGACCGCATCATCAAGCAGCGCTTCCACGACTACGACGCGCGCGCCGACGTCGCGACCGCGTCGCGCCACCACGGCTCGCCCCTGTACTACATCGGCGCGGCGAAGTGGACGTCGACGCTGAGCAGCCGGCTCCTGCTCGAGGCGGGCTATTCCACCAATGTCGCCAACTGGAGCAACGTCGATCAGGAGGCGGACGTCCCCAACGGGCCGGGCCTGGGGCTGCGCGGCGGCGGCGTCGGCAAGCAGACGCAGAACTTCGATCAGGCTTGGCCGACCTGCGTGGCGACGCCCTGCTATCCGGGCGTCGGCGGCTACCCCCACCTGGGCGATGCGGGCCTTGCCGCGCAGCTTCCGGGCAGCGGCGTCGACGGGGGCGGCATCCACCCGTTCTACGCGAACACCCTGCGGCGCGACACGACCAACGACTTCCTCGATCGCTACCACTGGGGCAACCGGCTCGCCTACGTGGAGCGGTTCAACACCAACGTGTCGATGTCGTACGTCACCGGGTCGCACAACCTGAAGGTCGGCTTCATGTCCAGTTGGGCGCCTTTCCGGCTGACCGAGCAGTGGAACGGCTCGCTGCGGCAGCGCTATCGCGCCGGCGTGCCGTACCAGATAAACCGAGCCAACACGGACGTCGACTACTCCCTCTTCTACCGGGACTTGTCGGGGTACGTGCAGGATACCTGGACGATCGACCGCCTGACCTTGAACCTCGGCCTCCGGATCGAGAACATCGTGGGGACGGTCGAGCCGACGGAACGTCTGCTGCGAACGCGGTTCACGCAGCCGACCATACTGGACGGCCAGGACAACATCCCGAACTGGTCGAACATAGCACCCCGGCTCGGCCTGGCCTACGACCTGTTCGGCGACGCCTCGACGGCGTTGAAGTTCTCGTGGGGACGCTACAACTCCTCCATCACCCACAGCCTGGCCAGCGCACTGGCCACCGGCAAGGTCACGGGCCAGGGGCTCGCGTGGTTCGACTGCGCGATGATCACGAGCCGCCACGGGAGCGCCTCGAACCGCTGCGCCACGATGGACGAGCTGAACATGATCTCGCCCGGCCTGGGCGCGGTGGCGTACGGCAACTCCGGCCTGACCGACTGGGGCGGGGCGAAGGAGGCCGGATCGGTGCCGAACCACGGCACCAACGGTGACGATTACGTGCAGGACTGGGAGCTCGGGCTCGCCAGCGCGGACTTCGGCCAGGGGACCTCGACGCCCGTACTCGATCCGAACTTGAGTCGTCCGTGGTCGGCCCTGACCAATATCGGGATCGAGCGCGAGCTGCTGCCGGGCCTGTCGACCAGCTTCAACTACTATCGCCGCGACACCCAGAGCGCAATCCTGCTCGTGGACAGAGCGATCTCGCTGTCGGACTACACGCTGTTCTCGTTCGCGAATCCTTGCGCCACGGCCGGCACCCCCGGTTCCGGCGGCTTCGGGTGCACGACGAACGGCAGCACCGTGCCGGGTACGCTGCCGGTGTACGTCCTGAATCCGGAGGCGCAGGGACGGACGCCCGACCGGGTCTACACCAACACCAACTCGAGCACGGGCTACGACGAGGCCTACGAGGGCTTCGAGAGCGGCTTCAACGCCCGGCTGCCGAACGGGACGACCGTCTTCGGCGCGTGGACGCTGGAGCGGAACGTCATCACCCGCTGCGACTCGCAGGACGATCCCAACAAGCTGCTGTTCTGCGATCGGTCGGGCGTCAGCCCGCTGACCGGCCAGGACGTTGGGGCCGCCTACAACGTGCCGTGGCTGAACGAGTTCAAGCTGTCGGGCACGGTGCCGCTGCCGGGTGACTTCCAGTTCAGCGCGACGTTCCAGTCGTACAACCCGCGCGAGCTGCTCGCCACGACCAGCTTCTCGGGCGACAGCGCGTCGGGTCTGAACGGCGGCGGCAACCTGTGGGGCAGCCTGCTGGCGTTGGGCAACGTCGGTTACTCGGTACCCAGCTCGGCGATCGAGGAGGCGGGTGTCGCATTCACGCGAAGCCCGTTCATTCCCCTGATGCCGCCCGGGTCGACGTATCTCGATCGGCTGCAGCAGTTCGACATCTCGATCCGCAAGGTGTTCGAGATGGGTAGCGGCCGGCGGCTCAACGTGCAGGCGGACATCTACAACATGCTCAACTCCGGTCCCGTCCTCGAGGCGACCAACCGCTACGGCAGCGGGCTCGGCAGGCCGCGCCGGACCATCCAGGGCCGGTTCCTGCAGTTC